From one Pieris brassicae chromosome 5, ilPieBrab1.1, whole genome shotgun sequence genomic stretch:
- the LOC123709548 gene encoding glutathione S-transferase 1-like, with product LHFSHAISMYLINKYAKDDSLYPSEPKLRAIVDQRLHFDIVFQGSKKMTDDAVEKIKSAYEFTEQFATKSWFAGEQFTIADICCVATISSLNEIYPIYAQKYPHLYAWLKRCSELDIYKKKNASGNKELGEIFSSKLA from the exons ttacatttcAGTCATGCTATTTcgatgtatttaataaacaaatacgcGAAGGATGACTCTCTCTACCCCAGTGAACCTAAACTAAGAGCCATTGTTGATCAACGTCTGCACTTTGACA TTGTCTTCCAAGGAAGTAAGAAAATGACCGATGATGCCGTAGAAAAGATCAAATCTGCGTACGAGTTCACAGAGCAATTTGCAACCAAAAGCTGGTTTGCAGGAGAACAGTTCACAATTGCTGATATCTGCTGCGTAGCAACTATCAGTAGCTTGAACGAAATATATCCTATTTATGCTCAGAA GTATCCTCACTTGTATGCCTGGTTGAAACGTTGCTCAGAGTTGGatatttacaagaaaaagAATGCTTCCGGTAACAAAGAATTGGGAGAAATATTTAGCAGCAAATTAGCATAA